In Deferribacter desulfuricans SSM1, the following are encoded in one genomic region:
- a CDS encoding glycine cleavage system protein R, whose translation MNKNYFALTFISEDRPGIVAKVSKILYENEFNIEDSSSTLLKGFFSMILIVSTDKDFKVNEIKKKFAPLVKELGMATSVRKIEKFKELPKGETFIISVYGADKPGIVYSISNFLAEKNINIVDLQTKVAGSEQKPVYIMVLEVIIPDNFKDKNWAEELKSVAKSIGIDINIRQIETYEM comes from the coding sequence ATGAACAAAAACTATTTTGCGTTAACTTTTATTAGTGAAGACAGACCTGGAATAGTAGCAAAGGTATCTAAAATCTTATATGAAAATGAATTTAATATTGAAGATTCATCATCAACACTACTAAAAGGTTTCTTTTCTATGATACTTATTGTCAGCACTGATAAAGATTTTAAGGTAAATGAGATAAAGAAAAAATTTGCTCCTTTGGTAAAAGAGTTAGGAATGGCTACAAGTGTCAGAAAAATTGAGAAATTTAAAGAGTTACCAAAAGGTGAAACTTTCATAATTTCGGTTTATGGAGCAGATAAGCCAGGGATTGTATATTCAATATCCAACTTCTTAGCTGAAAAAAATATAAATATTGTTGATTTACAAACAAAAGTTGCAGGTAGCGAACAAAAACCGGTATACATCATGGTTTTAGAGGTAATAATACCTGATAATTTCAAAGATAAAAACTGGGCTGAAGAACTCAAAAGCGTTGCAAAATCTATTGGTATTGATATAAATATTAGACAAATAGAAACATACGAGATGTAA
- the def gene encoding peptide deformylase — protein sequence MPIREVLTYPNPLLKEISKEVTELTDDIKNIIKDLVDTMDATSHSTGIAAPQIGELVRIIAIDPGKNKKCKNHHGKRVLINPEIVKWEGLIQSREGCMSVPDYTGNVNRAEKVVVQFLDENLQPGAFEAEGFEAILLQHEIDHLDGILFIDRIISKRTDLFRRKKYK from the coding sequence ATGCCGATTAGAGAAGTATTGACTTATCCAAACCCACTATTAAAAGAAATTTCAAAGGAAGTTACCGAACTCACTGATGATATAAAAAATATTATAAAAGATTTGGTAGATACTATGGATGCTACAAGCCATTCTACTGGTATTGCTGCACCTCAAATAGGTGAATTAGTGAGAATTATTGCAATCGACCCAGGTAAAAATAAAAAGTGCAAAAATCATCACGGCAAAAGAGTCTTAATAAATCCTGAGATAGTAAAATGGGAAGGGTTGATCCAATCACGAGAAGGTTGTATGAGTGTTCCCGATTACACAGGTAATGTCAATAGAGCGGAAAAAGTGGTTGTACAGTTTCTCGATGAAAACTTACAACCTGGAGCTTTTGAAGCCGAAGGATTTGAAGCAATTTTACTTCAACATGAAATAGACCACCTTGATGGGATCCTTTTTATCGATAGAATAATTTCTAAAAGGACTGACTTGTTCAGGAGGAAAAAATATAAATGA
- a CDS encoding 2-hydroxyacid dehydrogenase, whose translation MKVLITQKLPFDIENYLKDFEIDYRKEHTPIPYEELLERVRGCDGLICMLSDKIDKNLFDNAPNLKVVANYAVGYNNIDVEYATKKGVVVCNTPDVLTETTAELGFALMISLARRVVEADKFTREGKFEGWTPNLFLGTDLYKKTVGIFGFGRIGQAFARCCKGFEMEIIYHSRNQYFQSELLLGAKYVSFEELITNSDFLVIAAPLNDDNYHKFDLDVFKKMKRTAFIINIGRGPIIKEDDLVVALENGYIKGAGLDVYEFEPKIDEKLFDKNNVILLPHIGSASEETRAKMAKMCADAIISVLKNKEKPKYALN comes from the coding sequence ATGAAAGTACTTATAACTCAAAAATTACCATTTGATATTGAAAACTATTTAAAAGATTTTGAAATTGATTATAGAAAAGAACATACTCCTATCCCTTACGAGGAATTACTCGAAAGAGTCAGAGGTTGTGATGGCCTTATTTGTATGCTATCCGATAAAATTGATAAAAATCTTTTTGACAATGCCCCAAATCTCAAAGTTGTAGCAAATTATGCTGTTGGTTACAACAACATAGATGTTGAGTATGCTACTAAAAAAGGGGTAGTAGTTTGTAACACCCCTGATGTTTTAACAGAAACCACAGCAGAGCTTGGATTTGCACTTATGATCTCACTTGCTAGAAGAGTTGTTGAAGCAGATAAATTTACCAGAGAAGGGAAATTTGAAGGGTGGACACCAAATCTCTTTCTTGGTACAGACTTATACAAAAAAACGGTTGGTATTTTCGGTTTTGGAAGGATAGGGCAGGCTTTTGCAAGGTGCTGTAAAGGTTTTGAAATGGAAATTATTTATCACTCTCGCAACCAGTATTTTCAAAGTGAACTTTTATTAGGTGCAAAATATGTATCATTTGAAGAACTGATAACAAACTCTGACTTTTTGGTTATTGCTGCACCATTAAATGACGACAACTATCATAAATTTGATTTAGACGTTTTCAAAAAAATGAAGAGAACTGCTTTTATTATAAATATTGGAAGAGGCCCCATCATAAAAGAGGATGACCTTGTTGTTGCTCTTGAAAATGGTTACATAAAAGGTGCAGGATTAGATGTTTATGAATTTGAGCCTAAGATAGATGAAAAACTTTTTGATAAAAATAATGTAATCCTTTTACCTCACATCGGAAGTGCTTCGGAAGAAACAAGGGCAAAAATGGCAAAAATGTGTGCAGACGCAATAATTTCTGTGTTGAAAAACAAAGAAAAACCAAAATATGCTTTAAACTAA